Proteins encoded together in one Musa acuminata AAA Group cultivar baxijiao chromosome BXJ3-6, Cavendish_Baxijiao_AAA, whole genome shotgun sequence window:
- the LOC103988645 gene encoding NAC domain-containing protein 83 isoform X2, translating to MSHKPSLVRFGALRLPPGFRFHPTDEDLVVQYLKRKVFSCPLPASIIPEIDLGKYDPWNLPGALMEGDERYCFNRREAKYPNGKRSNRAARSGYWKARGKDKQIVASGCNQVVGMRRVLVFYRGKPPTSSPTDWMMHEYRLAGSDGRSLVYPQRKNSTHRRCCRRQMALHATRRM from the exons ATGAGTCACAAGCCGAGTCTTGTAAGGTTTGGAGCTCTCAGGCTGCCCCCTGGGTTTAGGTTCCATCCCACTGATGAAGACCTAGTTGTTCAGTACCTCAAGAGGAAGGTCTTCTCCTGCCCATTGCCAGCTTCCATCATTCCTGAGATCGATCTCGGGAAGTACGATCCATGGAACTTGCCTG GTGCATTAATGGAAGGCGATGAGAGGTATTGCTTCAACCGTAGAGAGGCGAAATATCCCAATGGGAAGCGATCAAACCGGGCGGCGAGATCCGGCTACTGGAAGGCCAGGGGGAAGGACAAGCAGATCGTAGCTTCTGGGTGCAACCAAGTGGTGGGGATGAGAAGGGTTTTGGTCTTCTACCGCGGAAAACCTCCTACCAGCTCTCCAACCGACTGGATGATGCATGAGTATCGCCTGGCCGGCTCTGATGGCAGAAGCTTGGTCTACCCGCAGAGGAAGAACTCAACTCAT AGACGATGCTGTCGAAGGCAGATGGCTTTACATGCAACAAGGAGGATGTGA
- the LOC103988645 gene encoding NAC domain-containing protein 83 isoform X1, with product MSHKPSLVRFGALRLPPGFRFHPTDEDLVVQYLKRKVFSCPLPASIIPEIDLGKYDPWNLPGALMEGDERYCFNRREAKYPNGKRSNRAARSGYWKARGKDKQIVASGCNQVVGMRRVLVFYRGKPPTSSPTDWMMHEYRLAGSDGRSLVYPQRKNSTHGLMIPSQDWVLCRIFKRRRAPIVVDEEEDIITNDVTDFRDFMDEREGDPTPSSSSSPEKSCVRELFDESSRGEETNSPP from the exons ATGAGTCACAAGCCGAGTCTTGTAAGGTTTGGAGCTCTCAGGCTGCCCCCTGGGTTTAGGTTCCATCCCACTGATGAAGACCTAGTTGTTCAGTACCTCAAGAGGAAGGTCTTCTCCTGCCCATTGCCAGCTTCCATCATTCCTGAGATCGATCTCGGGAAGTACGATCCATGGAACTTGCCTG GTGCATTAATGGAAGGCGATGAGAGGTATTGCTTCAACCGTAGAGAGGCGAAATATCCCAATGGGAAGCGATCAAACCGGGCGGCGAGATCCGGCTACTGGAAGGCCAGGGGGAAGGACAAGCAGATCGTAGCTTCTGGGTGCAACCAAGTGGTGGGGATGAGAAGGGTTTTGGTCTTCTACCGCGGAAAACCTCCTACCAGCTCTCCAACCGACTGGATGATGCATGAGTATCGCCTGGCCGGCTCTGATGGCAGAAGCTTGGTCTACCCGCAGAGGAAGAACTCAACTCAT GGTTTGATGATTCCAAGCCAAGACTGGGTGCTTTGTCGCATTTTTAAGAGGAGAAGAGCCCCCATAGTCGTCGACGAGGAGGAGGACATCATTACAAACGACGTCACTGATTTCAGAGATTTCATGGACGAGAGAGAGGGTGATCCGACACCATCTTCATCCTCTTCGCCTGAGAAGAGCTGTGTCAGAGAGCTGTTTGATGAATCTAGCAGAGGAGAGGAAACTAATTCACCTCCCTGA